The following are from one region of the Gemmatimonadaceae bacterium genome:
- a CDS encoding carboxypeptidase regulatory-like domain-containing protein, with amino-acid sequence MRLRHLALSWIAVLSMTFALPAGAQQLDVIRGLVTGPDSIPIAGARVTATSLSGYVNRSARTDTRGRFTITFPGGEGDYFVTVTALGFAPKRFEVKRTADQEVLLADARLSRTVAQLDEVRVIGDRPRATRDDRTPDIGGSERSVNGGNVAAGQAGDLAAMAASLPGVTMVPGAEGDPSGFSVLGLTPDQNNTTLNGQSFGGANLPRDAGIQSALATSPYDVSRGGFSGAQFQLRTSGGSNFKVRSTSLNVDAPALQYTDASARALGQEFSNLSLGGLVAGPIRPDKAFYNLSYQLGRRSNDLRTLLNTGADGLLTSGVSPDSATRLLGILSALGIPARPAGNPQVRHGDQGLLFGSINVAPPGSRTGQAFTITGNASWNRTSPVSGSVTELPSHSGERTNWNGGLAARHSAYFSSGILTETNVNLSASRNAGTSFLELPNATVRVNSALSDGTEGLRLLSFGGNPFLATSQENASTGVLNTLSWFSRSSRHRVKLTSELRRDIFRIDQTTNRFGTYSFNSLADLEAGRAVSYTRQLEPRLRSGGQVVAAMSLGDAWRRSNDLQVQYGVRVDANRFDRGPAANADIERLFGTRNTAVPNRVYVSPRVGFSWTYGTAPQIGGFDGAVRGPRAVVRGGAGVFQNTPQATLLGQALDNTGLASAVQQLGCFGAAAPVPQWGTWLTDPSTIPVLCADGLQPTSFSSIAPNVTLFDAGWNATRSLRSNLQWNGPVLRNRFNASIDLTYSRNLNQPGTFDLNFAGETGFSLAEEAGRPVFVPVASIDPATGAAAPRDSRVSQLFNVVNANRSDLRSESRQVSVRLSPSTFNTRVQWSLAYVYGNVREQYRGFQSTTGDPRAIEWSRSGFDTRHQWQYSLSYNAFNTVRLAWFGSIRSGSPYTPVVGGDVNGDGLQNDRAFVFAPSTGGQLAADMGALLAGAGADARDCLTRQLGTLAARNSCRGAWTQNAFLSLSFNPLKLRLPQRATLSLQVSNPLGAADLLLHGSGKLRGWGQPAQPDATLLYVRGFDPGTRTFRYEVNQRFGATRPAVTTFRAPVTVTALMRFDLGPSRERQVLTQQLDRGRRTPGQKAPEPQLQAMYGGGGVTINPMAQILRQSDSLQLTALQADSIATMNRSYTIRLSQIWAPVVREFARLDDRYDHDIAFGQYKRAREASIDALRVLAPAVRGLLTADQRRRLPTLVASHLDLRYLASIRSGTVGGSEFGGGFMGGGMNIPQGGGGQTIIIR; translated from the coding sequence GTGCGTCTTCGCCACCTCGCGCTGTCCTGGATTGCCGTGCTGTCGATGACGTTCGCGCTGCCGGCAGGCGCCCAGCAGCTCGATGTGATCCGCGGCCTGGTCACGGGCCCGGACTCGATCCCGATCGCCGGTGCGCGCGTCACCGCCACCTCGCTCTCCGGGTACGTCAATCGCAGCGCGCGCACCGACACGCGCGGCCGGTTCACGATCACCTTTCCGGGCGGCGAGGGCGACTACTTCGTGACGGTGACGGCGCTCGGCTTCGCGCCGAAGCGGTTCGAGGTGAAGCGCACGGCGGACCAGGAGGTGCTGCTCGCCGACGCACGACTCTCGCGCACCGTCGCGCAGCTCGACGAGGTGCGCGTGATCGGTGACCGGCCGCGCGCCACGCGCGACGACCGGACCCCCGACATCGGTGGCAGCGAACGGAGCGTCAATGGCGGCAACGTCGCCGCAGGACAGGCGGGAGACCTCGCCGCGATGGCGGCGTCGCTCCCCGGCGTGACGATGGTGCCTGGCGCCGAGGGTGATCCGTCGGGGTTCTCGGTGCTGGGGCTCACGCCCGACCAGAACAACACCACGCTCAACGGGCAGAGCTTCGGCGGCGCGAACCTGCCGCGCGATGCCGGCATCCAGAGCGCGCTCGCCACCTCACCCTACGACGTGTCACGCGGCGGATTCAGCGGCGCGCAGTTCCAGCTCCGCACGTCGGGGGGCTCGAACTTCAAGGTGCGCTCCACGAGCCTGAACGTGGACGCACCGGCGCTGCAGTACACCGACGCGTCGGCGCGCGCGCTGGGGCAGGAGTTCAGCAACCTGTCGCTCGGCGGGCTGGTCGCCGGCCCGATCCGCCCCGACAAGGCGTTCTACAACCTCTCGTACCAGTTGGGCCGCCGCAGCAACGACCTGCGCACGCTGCTCAACACCGGCGCCGACGGCCTGCTGACGAGTGGTGTCTCGCCTGATTCGGCGACGCGGCTCTTGGGCATCCTGTCGGCGCTCGGCATCCCGGCCCGGCCGGCCGGGAATCCGCAGGTGCGGCACGGCGACCAGGGGCTGCTGTTCGGCTCCATCAACGTCGCGCCCCCCGGGTCACGCACCGGCCAGGCGTTCACCATCACCGGCAACGCCTCCTGGAACCGTACCTCGCCGGTGAGCGGCTCCGTGACCGAGCTGCCGTCGCACAGTGGCGAGCGCACCAACTGGAACGGCGGGCTGGCCGCCAGGCATTCCGCGTACTTCAGCAGCGGCATCCTCACCGAGACCAACGTCAACCTCAGCGCCTCGCGCAACGCCGGCACCAGCTTCCTCGAGCTGCCGAATGCGACGGTGCGCGTGAACTCGGCGCTGTCCGACGGCACCGAGGGGCTGCGGTTGCTGTCGTTCGGCGGCAACCCCTTCCTCGCCACGAGCCAGGAGAACGCCAGCACCGGGGTGCTCAACACCCTGTCGTGGTTCTCGCGCTCGAGCCGGCACCGCGTGAAGCTCACCAGTGAACTGCGGCGCGACATCTTCCGCATCGACCAGACCACGAACCGGTTCGGCACCTACAGCTTCAACTCGCTCGCCGACCTCGAGGCGGGACGCGCCGTGTCGTACACGCGACAGCTCGAACCGCGGTTGCGGAGCGGGGGACAGGTGGTCGCCGCCATGTCGCTCGGTGATGCCTGGCGCCGCAGCAACGACCTGCAGGTGCAGTACGGCGTGCGCGTCGATGCCAACCGGTTCGATCGCGGGCCGGCGGCGAACGCCGACATCGAGCGCCTCTTCGGCACGCGGAACACCGCAGTCCCGAACCGCGTGTACGTGAGCCCGCGGGTCGGCTTCAGCTGGACGTACGGCACCGCACCGCAGATCGGCGGCTTCGACGGCGCGGTGCGCGGCCCGCGGGCGGTGGTGCGGGGCGGTGCGGGCGTGTTCCAGAACACGCCACAGGCCACGCTCCTCGGCCAGGCGCTGGACAACACCGGGCTCGCCAGCGCGGTGCAGCAGCTTGGCTGCTTCGGCGCCGCCGCGCCGGTGCCGCAGTGGGGCACCTGGCTCACCGACCCGTCCACCATCCCGGTGCTGTGTGCCGACGGGTTGCAGCCCACGTCGTTCTCGAGCATCGCGCCGAACGTGACGCTGTTCGACGCAGGCTGGAACGCGACGCGCAGCCTGCGCTCGAACCTCCAGTGGAACGGTCCCGTGCTGCGCAACCGCTTCAATGCCAGCATCGACCTCACCTACTCGCGCAACCTGAACCAGCCGGGCACGTTCGACCTGAACTTCGCCGGCGAGACGGGCTTCTCGCTGGCCGAGGAGGCGGGGCGTCCGGTGTTCGTCCCGGTCGCGAGCATCGACCCGGCCACCGGTGCCGCTGCCCCGCGCGACTCACGCGTGTCGCAGCTGTTCAACGTGGTGAACGCGAACCGCTCCGACCTGCGCAGCGAGTCGCGGCAGGTGAGCGTGCGACTCAGCCCGTCGACGTTCAACACGCGCGTGCAATGGAGCCTGGCGTACGTGTACGGCAACGTGCGCGAGCAGTACCGTGGCTTCCAGAGCACCACCGGCGACCCGCGGGCCATCGAGTGGTCGCGCTCCGGCTTCGACACGCGGCACCAGTGGCAGTACTCGCTGAGCTACAACGCGTTCAACACCGTGCGGCTGGCCTGGTTCGGCAGCATCCGCTCCGGCAGCCCGTACACGCCGGTGGTGGGCGGCGACGTGAACGGCGATGGGCTCCAGAACGACCGCGCCTTCGTCTTTGCCCCCTCGACCGGTGGCCAGCTGGCCGCCGACATGGGCGCGCTGCTGGCCGGTGCCGGTGCCGACGCGCGCGACTGCCTCACCCGGCAGCTCGGGACCCTGGCCGCGCGCAACAGCTGCCGCGGGGCATGGACGCAGAACGCCTTCCTCAGCCTGTCGTTCAACCCCCTCAAGCTGCGCCTGCCGCAGCGCGCGACACTCTCCCTGCAGGTGAGCAACCCGCTCGGTGCCGCCGACCTGCTCCTGCACGGCTCCGGCAAGCTGCGGGGCTGGGGGCAGCCAGCGCAGCCGGATGCCACGCTGCTGTACGTGCGCGGCTTCGATCCCGGCACGCGGACCTTCCGCTACGAGGTGAACCAGCGCTTCGGGGCCACGCGACCGGCGGTCACCACGTTCCGGGCCCCGGTCACCGTGACCGCGCTGATGCGCTTCGACCTCGGCCCGTCGCGCGAACGCCAGGTGCTCACGCAGCAGCTCGACCGCGGCCGGCGCACCCCTGGCCAGAAGGCTCCCGAGCCGCAGCTCCAGGCGATGTACGGCGGCGGTGGCGTGACCATCAATCCCATGGCGCAGATCCTCCGCCAGTCCGACTCACTCCAGCTCACGGCGCTGCAGGCCGACAGCATCGCGACGATGAACCGCAGCTACACCATCCGGCTGAGCCAGATCTGGGCGCCGGTGGTGCGGGAGTTCGCGCGCCTGGACGACCGCTACGATCACGACATCGCCTTCGGGCAGTACAAGCGCGCGCGCGAGGCGTCGATCGACGCGCTGCGCGTGCTCGCGCCGGCCGTGCGCGGCCTGCTGACGGCAGACCAGCGGCGCCGGCTGCCCACCCTCGTCGCCAGCCACCTCGACCTCCGCTACCTCGCCTCCATCCGGTCCGGCACCGTGGGTGGCAGCGAGTTCGGTGGCGGATTCATGGGCGGCGGCATGAACATTCCCCAGGGTGGTGGTGGCCAGACCATCATCATCCGTTGA